One part of the Corynebacterium aurimucosum ATCC 700975 genome encodes these proteins:
- a CDS encoding YbjN domain-containing protein, with amino-acid sequence MTNPTTPTAEDPHALPEVTLDRIIEAMRTFDIELEPVSGRDDAATANLNGLPCMFAVLESVAIVRCDVPTDVNYAKADAGLFLAANQINSVAMGARAVIADFDGMLLVRTEADIPCAAGMTDEQLAAALRASVDGVINAQNAMVAAAEEMAKLGSESAAQAGEGAEGAQGEQQ; translated from the coding sequence ACCCTCGACCGCATCATCGAGGCGATGAGGACCTTCGACATCGAACTCGAACCGGTCTCCGGTCGGGACGACGCCGCTACCGCCAATCTCAACGGTCTGCCGTGCATGTTCGCCGTCCTGGAGAGCGTTGCCATCGTGCGTTGCGATGTACCGACGGACGTCAACTATGCCAAGGCTGATGCGGGACTCTTCCTCGCAGCCAACCAGATCAACTCCGTGGCTATGGGGGCACGCGCCGTCATTGCTGACTTCGATGGCATGCTGCTCGTACGCACCGAGGCTGACATTCCTTGCGCGGCCGGTATGACCGATGAACAACTCGCGGCCGCACTGCGCGCCTCCGTGGACGGCGTCATCAACGCCCAAAACGCCATGGTCGCCGCTGCCGAAGAAATGGCTAAGCTCGGTTCCGAGTCTGCCGCGCAGGCGGGCGAGGGTGCCGAGGGCGCTCAGGGTGAGCAGCAGTGA